In Helianthus annuus cultivar XRQ/B chromosome 3, HanXRQr2.0-SUNRISE, whole genome shotgun sequence, a single window of DNA contains:
- the LOC110929570 gene encoding nitrile-specifier protein 5, which translates to MAVTQGKWVKLNQKGAGPGARSSHSITIVGEKAYAFGGEFKPRVPVDNSLYVFDLNELTWSVAEVTGDIPPPRVGVTMASIGQTIYVFGGRDATHAELNELYSFDTCTNKWTLLSTGDTGPAHRSYHSVATDDRHMYVFGGCGVDGRLNDLWAFNVVDKTWAKFPLPGDNLKGRGGPGLAAVGGKIWVVYGFAGMEVDDVHFFNPTTENWVQVETLGEKPTPRSVFSSVAVGKYIFVCGGEVDPSDLGHLGAGRFTHEVYALDTETFVWNRVEDGSGGADHPGPRGWCAFSGGRRDGKDGLLVYGGNSPSNVRLDDIYFFTPCLD; encoded by the exons ATGGCAGTGACGCAAGGCAAATGGGTCAAG TTGAACCAAAAAGGAGCTGGTCCTGGCGCAAGAAGTTCTCATTCTATCACAATTGTTGGAGAAAAAGCTTACGCCTTTGGCGGTGAGTTCAAGCCCCGAGTCCCAGTGGACAACTCTCTCTACGTCTTCGACCTAAACGAGCTAACATGGTCTGTAGCCGAAGTAACCGGTGACATCCCACCTCCACGGGTCGGTGTTACCATGGCTTCTATCGGTCAAACAATATATGTATTTGGTGGTCGGGACGCAACACATGCTGAGCTCAACGAGCTCTATTCTTTCGACACCTGTACAAACAAGTGGACCCTACTATCCACCGGAGACACCGGACCCGCTCACCGTAGCTACCACTCGGTAGCCACAGATGACCGGCACATGTATGTATTCGGCGGGTGCGGGGTTGATGGTCGACTCAATGACTTATGGGCTTTTAATGTTGTTGATAAAACATGGGCCAAGTTTCCTTTACCCGGAGATAATCTCAAAGGGAGAGGCGGGCCCGGGCTCGCAGCGGTTGGGGGTAAAATCTGGGTGGTGTATGGTTTCGCGGGTATGGAGGTCGACGACGTCCATTTTTTCAACCCGACTACCGAAAACTGGGTCCAGGTCGAGACATTGGGTGAGAAACCGACACCTAGAAGTGTGTTTTCAAGCGTTGCGGTTGGGAAGTACATATTTGTGTGTGGTGGTGAAGTAGACCCTAGTGATTTGGGGCATTTAGGCGCGGGAAGGTTCACACACGAGGTATATGCGTTGGACACAGAGACGTTTGTGTGGAACCGGGTGGAGGATGGTTCGGGTGGTGCGGATCACCCTGGTCCACGAGGTTGGTGTGCGTTTTCTGGTGGGAGGCGTGATGGCAAAGACGGGTTGTTGGTGTATGGTGGCAATTCACCGAGCAATGTTCGGTTGGATGACATTTACTTTTTTACTCCTTGCTTGGATTGA